Proteins from a genomic interval of Equus quagga isolate Etosha38 chromosome 11, UCLA_HA_Equagga_1.0, whole genome shotgun sequence:
- the LOC124246589 gene encoding cytochrome b-245 chaperone 1 isoform X4: protein MYMQVETRTSSCLHLKRAPGIRSWSLLVDSLGWKLFYVTGCLFVAVQNLEDWEEAIFNKSTGKVVLKTFSLYKKLLTLSRAGHDQVVVLLNDIRDVNVEEEKVRYFGKGYVVVLRFATGFSHPLTQSAVMGHRSDVEAIAKLITAFLELHRLESPVELSQSSDSEADGPKSQS from the exons ATGTACATGCAGGTGGAGACGCGCACCAGCTCCTGCCTCCATCTGAAGAGGGCTCCGGGCATCAGGTCCTGGTCCCTGCTGGTTG ACAGTCTGGGCTGGAAGCTCTTCTATGTCACAGGCTGCCTGTTCGTGGCCGTGCAGAACCTAGAGGACTGGGAG GAAGCTATCTTCAACAAGAGCACTGGGAAGGTCGTGCTGAAGACGTTCAGCTTGTACAAGAAGTTGCTGACTCTTTCCAGAGCAGGCCATGACCAAG TGGTGGTCCTGCTGAATGACATCCGGGACGTGAATGTGGAGGAGGAAAAGGTCCGCTACTTCGGGAAGGGCTACGTGGTAGTGCTGCGGTTTGCAACAGGCttctcccaccccctcacccaGAGCGCTGTCATGGGCCACCGCAG TGACGTGGAAGCCATTGCCAAGCTCATCACCGCCTTCCTGGAGCTGCACCGTCTTGAGAGTCCCGTGGAGCTGTCTCAGAGCAGCGACAGTGAGGCCGATGGCCCCAAGAGCCAGAGCTGA
- the LOC124246589 gene encoding uncharacterized protein LOC124246589 isoform X2 codes for MYMQVETRTSSCLHLKRAPGIRSWSLLVDSLGWKLFYVTGCLFVAVQNLEDWEEAIFNKSTGKVVLKTFSLYKKLLTLSRAGHDQVVVLLNDIRDVNVEEEKVRYFGKGYVVVLRFATGFSHPLTQSAVMGHRSPSSWCWPGPVTWKPLPSSSPPSWSCTVLRVPWSCLRAATVRPMAPRARADTHGAPGLDSDGTSAGLMGCRRVFSSVSACVPGSPRVGPSAVPAACFCPLSKTTGWTFSAGSKVSRKPWALDLPLGIRWPWPGQCGL; via the exons ATGTACATGCAGGTGGAGACGCGCACCAGCTCCTGCCTCCATCTGAAGAGGGCTCCGGGCATCAGGTCCTGGTCCCTGCTGGTTG ACAGTCTGGGCTGGAAGCTCTTCTATGTCACAGGCTGCCTGTTCGTGGCCGTGCAGAACCTAGAGGACTGGGAG GAAGCTATCTTCAACAAGAGCACTGGGAAGGTCGTGCTGAAGACGTTCAGCTTGTACAAGAAGTTGCTGACTCTTTCCAGAGCAGGCCATGACCAAG TGGTGGTCCTGCTGAATGACATCCGGGACGTGAATGTGGAGGAGGAAAAGGTCCGCTACTTCGGGAAGGGCTACGTGGTAGTGCTGCGGTTTGCAACAGGCttctcccaccccctcacccaGAGCGCTGTCATGGGCCACCGCAG cccttcctcctggtgctGGCCCGGCCCAGTGACGTGGAAGCCATTGCCAAGCTCATCACCGCCTTCCTGGAGCTGCACCGTCTTGAGAGTCCCGTGGAGCTGTCTCAGAGCAGCGACAGTGAGGCCGATGGCCCCAAGAGCCAGAGCTGACACCCATGGAGCTCCCGGCCTTGATTCTGATGGCACCTCAGCAGGCCTGATGGGCTGCAGGCGAGTCTTCTCCTCAGTGTCTGCCTGTGTCCCTGGAAGCCCCAGGGTGGGACCCTCAGCCGTTCCTGCTGCTTGCTTCTGCCCTCTGAGCAAAACCACAGGCTGGACCTTCTCTGCAGGCTCCAAGGTGTCCAGGAAGCCATGGGCCTTGGATCTGCCTCTTGGAATCAGATGGCCCTGGCCTGGGCAGTGTGGCTTGTGA
- the HEXD gene encoding hexosaminidase D isoform X2 produces MSGSSPFKMRLVHLDLKGAPPKVSYLSEIFPLFHALGANGLLIEYEDMFPYEGHLRLLRAKHAYSPFEIKEILHLATLNNLEVIPLVQTFGHMEFVLKHEALTHLREVALFPNTLNPHEAESLALVGAMIDQIMELHPSARWLHIGCDEVYYLGEGEASRQWLQQEQNTKAKLCLSHVKAVASHVQARHPATTPLVWDDMLRDIPEDQLSASGVPQLVEPVLWDYGADLDIHGKALLMEKYRKCGFSQLWAASAFKGATGVNQALTPIEHHLRNHVQWLQVAGSGPADMLQGIVLTGWQRYDHFSVLCELLPVGIPSLAVCLQSLLHGGFAEDVKARVENFLGISSLEITDFMREGAGSFPGSDILALITQVSLHLRSSVDALLERDRYVTGWFSPFHRRRKLIHPVMIQHIQPQALSLLARWSALVGELEAALQRVFYSDTVEEWLEENVYPSLQQLQGLLQDLSEAAGPPPSLASPGLDTSQDP; encoded by the exons ATGTCTGGTTCCTCACCGTTTAAGATGCGATTAGTTCATTTGGACCTTAAAGGAGCTCCGCCAAAGGTCTCGTACCTCTCGGAG atttttcctctcttccatgCCCTGGGTGCAAACGGCCTCCTCATTGAGTATGAAGACATGTTTCCCTACGAGGGCCACCTGAGGCTGCTGAGGGCCAAGCACGCATACAG CCCCTTTGAAATCAAAGAGATCCTGCACCTGGCCACGCTGAACAACCTAGAGGTCATTCCCTTGGTACAGACATTTGGACACATGGAG TTCGTGCTGAAGCACGAGGCTCTCACTCACCTCCGAGAAGTGGCACTTTTCCCCAACACACTGAACCCCCATGAGGCGGAGTCCCTGGCACTGGTGGGAGCCATGATCGACCAGATCATGGAGCTGCACCCCAGTGCCCGGTGGCTCCACATCGGCTGTGACGAG GTCTATTACCTTGGAGAGGGTGAGGCCTCGAGACAGTGGCTGCAGCAGGAGCAGAACACCAAAGCAAAACTGTGTCTGTCCCATGTGAAGGCGGTGGCCAGCCACGTGCAGGCCCGGCACCCTGCCACCACGCCCCTGGTGTGGGACGACATGCTGCGGGACATCCCCGAGGACCAGCTCTCAG CGTCGGGGGTGCCACAGCTGGTGGAGCCTGTGCTCTGGGACTATGGAGCCGACCTGGACATCCATGGCAAGG CCCTCCTCATGGAAAAGTACCGGAAGTGTGGTTTTTCCCAGCTGTGGGCTGCCAGTGCCTTCAAAGGGGCCACGGGCGTGAACCAGGCCCTGACCCCCATCGAGCACCACCTCAGAAACCACGTGCAGTGGCTGCAGGTAGCCGGCAGTGGCCCAGCAGACATGCTGCAGGGCATCGTCCTGACAGGCTGGCAAAG GTACGACCACTTTTCCGTGCTGTGCGAACTGCTGCCCGTGGGGATCCCGTCCCTGGCCGTCTGTCTGCAGTCACTCCTACATG GAGGCTTTGCTGAAGATGTTAAAGCAAGAGTGGAGAACTTCCTAGGGATTTCCAGCCTGGAAATAACTGATTTTATGAG GGAAGGAGCCGGCTCCTTCCCCGGAAGCGACATCCTCGCCCTCATCACGCAAGTCAGCCTCCACCTGCGCAGCTCCGTGGACGCACTGCTGGAGAGGGACAG GTACGTGACCGGCTGGTTCAGCCCCTTCCATCGCAGGCGGAAGCTCATCCACCCGGTCATGATCCAGCACAtccagccccaggccctcag TCTCCTGGCCAGGTGGAGTGCCCTCGTGGGGGAGTTGGAGGCCGCCCTGCAGCGTGTCTTCTACTCGGACACCGTGGAAGAGTGGCTGGAGGAGAACGTGTACCCCAGCTTGCAGCAGCTGCAGGGTCTGCTGCAGGACCTCAGTGAGGCGGCTGGCCCCCCACCCTCACTGGCCAGCCCTGGCCTGGACACGAGTCAAGACCCCTGA
- the LOC124246589 gene encoding cytochrome b-245 chaperone 1 isoform X1: MYMQVETRTSSCLHLKRAPGIRSWSLLVGILSIGLAAAYYSGDSLGWKLFYVTGCLFVAVQNLEDWEEAIFNKSTGKVVLKTFSLYKKLLTLSRAGHDQVVVLLNDIRDVNVEEEKVRYFGKGYVVVLRFATGFSHPLTQSAVMGHRSPSSWCWPGPVTWKPLPSSSPPSWSCTVLRVPWSCLRAATVRPMAPRARADTHGAPGLDSDGTSAGLMGCRRVFSSVSACVPGSPRVGPSAVPAACFCPLSKTTGWTFSAGSKVSRKPWALDLPLGIRWPWPGQCGL, encoded by the exons ATGTACATGCAGGTGGAGACGCGCACCAGCTCCTGCCTCCATCTGAAGAGGGCTCCGGGCATCAGGTCCTGGTCCCTGCTGGTTG GCATCTTGTCCATTGGCCTGGCTGCTGCCTACTACAGTGGAG ACAGTCTGGGCTGGAAGCTCTTCTATGTCACAGGCTGCCTGTTCGTGGCCGTGCAGAACCTAGAGGACTGGGAG GAAGCTATCTTCAACAAGAGCACTGGGAAGGTCGTGCTGAAGACGTTCAGCTTGTACAAGAAGTTGCTGACTCTTTCCAGAGCAGGCCATGACCAAG TGGTGGTCCTGCTGAATGACATCCGGGACGTGAATGTGGAGGAGGAAAAGGTCCGCTACTTCGGGAAGGGCTACGTGGTAGTGCTGCGGTTTGCAACAGGCttctcccaccccctcacccaGAGCGCTGTCATGGGCCACCGCAG cccttcctcctggtgctGGCCCGGCCCAGTGACGTGGAAGCCATTGCCAAGCTCATCACCGCCTTCCTGGAGCTGCACCGTCTTGAGAGTCCCGTGGAGCTGTCTCAGAGCAGCGACAGTGAGGCCGATGGCCCCAAGAGCCAGAGCTGACACCCATGGAGCTCCCGGCCTTGATTCTGATGGCACCTCAGCAGGCCTGATGGGCTGCAGGCGAGTCTTCTCCTCAGTGTCTGCCTGTGTCCCTGGAAGCCCCAGGGTGGGACCCTCAGCCGTTCCTGCTGCTTGCTTCTGCCCTCTGAGCAAAACCACAGGCTGGACCTTCTCTGCAGGCTCCAAGGTGTCCAGGAAGCCATGGGCCTTGGATCTGCCTCTTGGAATCAGATGGCCCTGGCCTGGGCAGTGTGGCTTGTGA
- the HEXD gene encoding hexosaminidase D isoform X1, protein MSGSSPFKMRLVHLDLKGAPPKVSYLSEIFPLFHALGANGLLIEYEDMFPYEGHLRLLRAKHAYSPFEIKEILHLATLNNLEVIPLVQTFGHMEFVLKHEALTHLREVALFPNTLNPHEAESLALVGAMIDQIMELHPSARWLHIGCDEVYYLGEGEASRQWLQQEQNTKAKLCLSHVKAVASHVQARHPATTPLVWDDMLRDIPEDQLSASGVPQLVEPVLWDYGADLDIHGKALLMEKYRKCGFSQLWAASAFKGATGVNQALTPIEHHLRNHVQWLQVAGSGPADMLQGIVLTGWQRYDHFSVLCELLPVGIPSLAVCLQSLLHGGFAEDVKARVENFLGISSLEITDFMRYPTPQPCLSPHAWARLSSASLCREGAGSFPGSDILALITQVSLHLRSSVDALLERDRYVTGWFSPFHRRRKLIHPVMIQHIQPQALSLLARWSALVGELEAALQRVFYSDTVEEWLEENVYPSLQQLQGLLQDLSEAAGPPPSLASPGLDTSQDP, encoded by the exons ATGTCTGGTTCCTCACCGTTTAAGATGCGATTAGTTCATTTGGACCTTAAAGGAGCTCCGCCAAAGGTCTCGTACCTCTCGGAG atttttcctctcttccatgCCCTGGGTGCAAACGGCCTCCTCATTGAGTATGAAGACATGTTTCCCTACGAGGGCCACCTGAGGCTGCTGAGGGCCAAGCACGCATACAG CCCCTTTGAAATCAAAGAGATCCTGCACCTGGCCACGCTGAACAACCTAGAGGTCATTCCCTTGGTACAGACATTTGGACACATGGAG TTCGTGCTGAAGCACGAGGCTCTCACTCACCTCCGAGAAGTGGCACTTTTCCCCAACACACTGAACCCCCATGAGGCGGAGTCCCTGGCACTGGTGGGAGCCATGATCGACCAGATCATGGAGCTGCACCCCAGTGCCCGGTGGCTCCACATCGGCTGTGACGAG GTCTATTACCTTGGAGAGGGTGAGGCCTCGAGACAGTGGCTGCAGCAGGAGCAGAACACCAAAGCAAAACTGTGTCTGTCCCATGTGAAGGCGGTGGCCAGCCACGTGCAGGCCCGGCACCCTGCCACCACGCCCCTGGTGTGGGACGACATGCTGCGGGACATCCCCGAGGACCAGCTCTCAG CGTCGGGGGTGCCACAGCTGGTGGAGCCTGTGCTCTGGGACTATGGAGCCGACCTGGACATCCATGGCAAGG CCCTCCTCATGGAAAAGTACCGGAAGTGTGGTTTTTCCCAGCTGTGGGCTGCCAGTGCCTTCAAAGGGGCCACGGGCGTGAACCAGGCCCTGACCCCCATCGAGCACCACCTCAGAAACCACGTGCAGTGGCTGCAGGTAGCCGGCAGTGGCCCAGCAGACATGCTGCAGGGCATCGTCCTGACAGGCTGGCAAAG GTACGACCACTTTTCCGTGCTGTGCGAACTGCTGCCCGTGGGGATCCCGTCCCTGGCCGTCTGTCTGCAGTCACTCCTACATG GAGGCTTTGCTGAAGATGTTAAAGCAAGAGTGGAGAACTTCCTAGGGATTTCCAGCCTGGAAATAACTGATTTTATGAGGtaccccacaccccagccctgcctctcccctcacGCTTGGGCCCGTCTCAGCTCAGCGTCTCTGTGCAGGGAAGGAGCCGGCTCCTTCCCCGGAAGCGACATCCTCGCCCTCATCACGCAAGTCAGCCTCCACCTGCGCAGCTCCGTGGACGCACTGCTGGAGAGGGACAG GTACGTGACCGGCTGGTTCAGCCCCTTCCATCGCAGGCGGAAGCTCATCCACCCGGTCATGATCCAGCACAtccagccccaggccctcag TCTCCTGGCCAGGTGGAGTGCCCTCGTGGGGGAGTTGGAGGCCGCCCTGCAGCGTGTCTTCTACTCGGACACCGTGGAAGAGTGGCTGGAGGAGAACGTGTACCCCAGCTTGCAGCAGCTGCAGGGTCTGCTGCAGGACCTCAGTGAGGCGGCTGGCCCCCCACCCTCACTGGCCAGCCCTGGCCTGGACACGAGTCAAGACCCCTGA
- the LOC124246589 gene encoding cytochrome b-245 chaperone 1 isoform X3 codes for MYMQVETRTSSCLHLKRAPGIRSWSLLVGILSIGLAAAYYSGDSLGWKLFYVTGCLFVAVQNLEDWEEAIFNKSTGKVVLKTFSLYKKLLTLSRAGHDQVVVLLNDIRDVNVEEEKVRYFGKGYVVVLRFATGFSHPLTQSAVMGHRSDVEAIAKLITAFLELHRLESPVELSQSSDSEADGPKSQS; via the exons ATGTACATGCAGGTGGAGACGCGCACCAGCTCCTGCCTCCATCTGAAGAGGGCTCCGGGCATCAGGTCCTGGTCCCTGCTGGTTG GCATCTTGTCCATTGGCCTGGCTGCTGCCTACTACAGTGGAG ACAGTCTGGGCTGGAAGCTCTTCTATGTCACAGGCTGCCTGTTCGTGGCCGTGCAGAACCTAGAGGACTGGGAG GAAGCTATCTTCAACAAGAGCACTGGGAAGGTCGTGCTGAAGACGTTCAGCTTGTACAAGAAGTTGCTGACTCTTTCCAGAGCAGGCCATGACCAAG TGGTGGTCCTGCTGAATGACATCCGGGACGTGAATGTGGAGGAGGAAAAGGTCCGCTACTTCGGGAAGGGCTACGTGGTAGTGCTGCGGTTTGCAACAGGCttctcccaccccctcacccaGAGCGCTGTCATGGGCCACCGCAG TGACGTGGAAGCCATTGCCAAGCTCATCACCGCCTTCCTGGAGCTGCACCGTCTTGAGAGTCCCGTGGAGCTGTCTCAGAGCAGCGACAGTGAGGCCGATGGCCCCAAGAGCCAGAGCTGA